In Camelus ferus isolate YT-003-E chromosome 10, BCGSAC_Cfer_1.0, whole genome shotgun sequence, the following proteins share a genomic window:
- the LOC102520212 gene encoding LOW QUALITY PROTEIN: olfactory receptor 6Q1 (The sequence of the model RefSeq protein was modified relative to this genomic sequence to represent the inferred CDS: deleted 1 base in 1 codon; substituted 1 base at 1 genomic stop codon) has product MQPSTPNRTHITEFVMVGFAEMHEMRLLFFALFLTMYLLTLAENLAIIVVVGLDQRLRRPMYFFLTHLSCPEIAYTSVTVPKMLAGFTGVRGGKNISYAGCLSQLFIFTFLGATECFLLAAMAYDRYVAICMPLRYGALVSWGTCVRLAAACWLVGFLTPVLPIYLMSXMTFCGPNIIDHFFCDASPLLALSCSDVSLKETTDFLVSLAVLLASSMVIAVSYGNIVWTLLHIRSAAERRKAFSTCAAHLTMVSLFYGTLFFMYVRTKVASSVNFNKVVSVFYSIVTPMLNPLIYSLRNKEVKGALGRAFSFRSWKGQ; this is encoded by the exons ATGCAGCCCTCTACCCCAAACCGAACCCACATAACCGAGTTTGTTATGGTGGGCTTTGCTGAAATGCATGAAATGCGCCTCCTCTTCTTTGCGCTCTTCCTCACCATGTACCTGCTCACCTTGGCGGAGAACTTGGCCATCATCGTGGTGGTGGGTTTGGACCAGCGGCTGCGTCGacccatgtatttcttcctgaCACACTTGTCCTGCCCTGAAATCGCGTACACGTCAGTCACGGTGCCCAAGATGCTGGCTGGTTTtactggggtgaggggaggcaagAATATCTCCTATGCTGGCTGCCTGTCCCAGCTCTTCATCTTCACCTTCCTGGGGGCAACAGAGTGTTTCTTACTGGCTGctatggcctatgaccgctacgtggctATTTGTATGCCTCTGCGGTATGGGGCCTTGGTGTCCTGGGGCACCTGCGTCCGTCTGGCAGCTGCTTGCTGGCTGGTTGGCTTCCTCACGCCCGTTTTGCCCATCTATCTCATGTCCTGAATGACGTTTTGTGGCCCCAACATCATCGATCACTTCTTCTGTGACGCCTCACCCCTGCTAGCCTTGTCCTGCTCGGACGTCTCCCTGAAGGAGACCACAGACTTCCTGGTCTCTCTGGCTGTGCTCCTGGCCTCCTCCATGGTCATCGCGGTGTCCTACGGGAACATCGTCTGGACGCTGCTGCACATCCGCTCGGCAGCGGAGCGCCGGAAGGCCTTCTCCACTTGTGCAGCTCACCTGACCATGGTCAGCCTCTTCTATGGCACTCTTTTCTTTATGTATGTCCGGACCAAAGTGGCCTCTTCCGTCAACTTCAACAAGGTGGTGTCTGTCTTCTACTCCATCGTCACGCCCATGCTCAACCCGCTCATCTACAGTCTTCGAAACAAGGAGGTGAAGGGAGCTCTGGGCAGG GCCTTTTCCTTCAGGTCTTGGAAAGGTCAGTGA